A window of Aliarcobacter trophiarum LMG 25534 contains these coding sequences:
- a CDS encoding DNA-processing protein DprA, translated as MITQLDFKISELNAMKKYPQELYFIGNSELLKRRKISIVGTRRPSSYTKEFTYKLASKLSQNDICIVSGAAMGVDSIAHSGAGVKNTIAVVANGLDIRYPLVNKNQIIEIEKNGLIISNFKEGEKARKYTFVLRNEIVVALGEKLIVCEADLNSGSMTSVEFALKQNKEIFVLPHRINESLATNELIKKGLAKAIYDIDEFIEDIVGVGLFGFQNSFDEILEYCKSNPIYDEVLLKYPDKILEYELDGKIAIKDGKVFVV; from the coding sequence ATGATAACTCAACTTGATTTTAAAATTTCAGAGCTTAATGCTATGAAAAAATATCCACAAGAACTTTATTTTATAGGAAACAGTGAGCTTTTAAAAAGAAGAAAAATCTCAATTGTAGGTACACGAAGACCCTCATCTTATACAAAAGAGTTTACATATAAACTTGCTTCAAAACTATCACAAAATGATATTTGTATAGTAAGTGGTGCTGCTATGGGAGTCGATAGTATAGCTCATAGTGGAGCTGGTGTAAAAAATACAATCGCAGTTGTAGCAAATGGTTTAGATATAAGGTATCCATTGGTTAATAAAAATCAAATAATTGAAATTGAGAAAAACGGTTTAATTATTTCAAATTTTAAAGAAGGCGAAAAAGCAAGGAAATATACCTTTGTTTTAAGAAATGAGATAGTTGTAGCATTGGGTGAAAAATTAATTGTTTGTGAAGCTGATTTAAACTCTGGAAGTATGACATCAGTAGAGTTTGCACTTAAACAAAACAAAGAGATTTTTGTTTTACCACATAGAATAAATGAGAGTTTAGCTACAAACGAATTGATCAAAAAAGGCTTAGCAAAAGCAATTTACGATATTGATGAGTTTATAGAAGATATTGTTGGAGTTGGGCTTTTTGGATTCCAAAATAGCTTTGATGAGATTTTAGAGTATTGTAAAAGTAACCCAATTTATGATGAAGTACTTCTAAAATATCCAGATAAAATATTAGAGTATGAGCTAGATGGTAAAATAGCTATCAAAGATGGAAAAGTTTTTGTAGTTTAG
- a CDS encoding TetR/AcrR family transcriptional regulator, protein MAIKKTSKEEILQEAIKLFKLKGYYNCSMANIADACGLIKGSIYHYFKSKDEIGIESLKYIHNYFVDNIFSIAYDKNLKDEEKIKLIVKKTDEYFLNSKGGCLLGNLALEVSSENIDFKEVIKEYFTAWENALFNIFKNKYEESKSRILAREYVALIQGSIMMMNLYDDSSNYLQVGEKLISLI, encoded by the coding sequence ATGGCAATAAAAAAAACATCAAAAGAAGAGATTTTACAAGAAGCTATAAAGCTTTTTAAGTTAAAAGGTTATTATAACTGTTCTATGGCAAATATTGCAGATGCTTGTGGACTTATTAAAGGAAGTATCTATCACTATTTTAAGAGTAAAGATGAAATTGGAATAGAATCTTTAAAATATATACATAACTATTTCGTAGATAATATATTTAGTATTGCATATGATAAGAATTTAAAAGATGAAGAAAAAATAAAACTAATTGTTAAAAAAACAGATGAGTATTTTTTAAATAGTAAAGGCGGTTGTTTATTAGGTAATTTAGCTTTAGAAGTTAGTAGTGAAAATATAGATTTTAAAGAAGTTATTAAAGAGTATTTTACTGCTTGGGAAAATGCTTTATTTAATATATTTAAAAACAAGTACGAAGAATCTAAATCAAGAATTTTAGCTAGAGAGTATGTTGCATTAATTCAAGGTTCTATTATGATGATGAATCTATATGATGATTCTTCAAATTATCTACAAGTAGGTGAAAAATTGATTAGTTTAATCTAA
- a CDS encoding pyridoxamine 5'-phosphate oxidase family protein has product MEVFTQEHIFIREKYKTTKQVENIFEYMNTTIPSDIMIKFIESMNYFFLATSSKDGRVNVNFKGTQSKILIKFLNKNKFIFPDFNGNGILHSIGDIESNPHVGLLFIDFSKDIRIKVNGRAKVIDNKELINSYLDLFDSFNYSKLIEVEIDYIIPNCSANLNIVRNSILELH; this is encoded by the coding sequence ATGGAAGTATTTACACAAGAACATATATTTATAAGAGAAAAATACAAAACAACAAAACAAGTTGAAAATATATTTGAGTATATGAATACAACAATTCCAAGCGATATAATGATAAAGTTTATTGAAAGCATGAACTACTTCTTTCTTGCAACATCTAGTAAAGATGGTAGAGTTAATGTAAATTTCAAAGGTACGCAATCAAAAATATTAATAAAATTTTTGAATAAAAATAAATTTATATTTCCTGATTTTAATGGAAATGGTATTTTACACTCCATTGGTGATATAGAATCAAATCCTCACGTTGGATTATTATTTATAGATTTTTCTAAAGACATTAGAATTAAAGTAAATGGAAGAGCAAAAGTAATTGATAATAAAGAATTAATCAATAGCTATTTAGATTTATTTGATTCTTTTAATTATTCAAAATTAATAGAAGTAGAAATTGATTACATAATACCAAACTGCTCTGCAAATCTAAATATTGTAAGAAATTCTATATTGGAATTACATTAG
- a CDS encoding HPP family protein, giving the protein MHSYLQKFKGKKVELVPKSTLNEILFAFVGSFIAIAIIGYFTKTYDNLLIMGSFGASCVLLFGFPKSAFSQPRNVILGHFISSLVGLLFLHFIGNDYISMSLALAIAISLMIATRTVHPPAGSNPIIIFLLGASWDYLIFPTLIGSIILVIVSLFYNNLHKNRSYPDYWY; this is encoded by the coding sequence ATGCATAGTTATTTACAAAAATTTAAAGGTAAAAAAGTTGAGTTAGTCCCCAAATCAACTTTAAATGAGATTTTATTTGCATTTGTTGGAAGTTTTATAGCAATTGCTATTATTGGTTATTTTACAAAGACTTATGACAATTTATTAATAATGGGTTCATTTGGAGCTAGTTGTGTATTACTTTTTGGTTTTCCTAAAAGTGCATTTTCACAACCAAGGAATGTCATATTAGGTCATTTTATATCATCATTAGTAGGACTATTATTCTTACATTTTATTGGAAATGATTATATTAGTATGTCATTAGCACTTGCAATTGCAATATCACTTATGATAGCAACAAGAACAGTGCATCCACCAGCTGGATCAAATCCAATTATAATATTTTTATTGGGAGCTTCATGGGATTATTTAATATTTCCAACATTAATAGGTTCAATAATTCTGGTAATTGTTAGTTTGTTTTATAATAACTTGCACAAAAATAGAAGTTATCCAGATTATTGGTATTGA
- the murC gene encoding UDP-N-acetylmuramate--L-alanine ligase: MRVHFIGIGGIGLSALARFLNFDGHSVSGSDMKSSAITKELEKEGIKISCPQDAKNITPDLDLVIYSAAVTDENPELIEARLNQIRTMSRKEALPIILGDKKNYCVAGAHGKSTTTAILATILESSALIGAIPKEFGSNFRYIDKTVAFEADESDASFLLSNPYCAIVTNAEPEHMEYYAYDYDKFYDSYETFLSLAKVKVVNGEDKDVKKLKIENATYLYPSKDIKNLCYTLKNGEPCTKFTLKDYGEFEVWGFGFHIASNASLAILAALNELNIETIRENLKKYKGIKKRFDIVQSNERFVVIDDYAHHPTEIEATMKSVELYDNLTNFNNRIVLWQPHKYSRTSDNLEGFKKCFRRCDELIILPLWTVAGEKRIDIDFEKEFASYNPIFADRVVSYEGKIELIKDDKIIKTYDEGIFLGVGAGDITYQLRY, from the coding sequence TTGAGAGTTCATTTTATTGGAATTGGGGGAATAGGGCTTTCAGCACTGGCTAGATTTTTAAACTTTGATGGACATAGTGTGAGTGGTAGTGATATGAAAAGCTCAGCTATCACAAAAGAGTTGGAAAAAGAGGGTATAAAAATATCTTGTCCACAAGATGCAAAAAATATTACACCAGATTTAGATTTGGTTATCTACTCAGCTGCAGTTACAGATGAAAATCCTGAGCTAATAGAAGCTAGACTTAATCAAATACGAACAATGAGCCGAAAAGAAGCACTACCTATAATTTTAGGAGATAAGAAAAACTACTGTGTAGCAGGTGCTCATGGGAAATCAACTACAACTGCTATTTTGGCTACAATTTTAGAAAGTAGTGCATTAATAGGAGCAATTCCAAAAGAGTTTGGCTCAAATTTTAGATATATTGATAAAACTGTAGCTTTTGAGGCAGATGAGAGTGATGCTTCTTTTTTACTTTCAAATCCATATTGTGCAATAGTAACAAATGCTGAGCCTGAACATATGGAGTATTATGCTTATGATTATGATAAATTTTATGACTCTTATGAAACTTTTTTATCTTTGGCAAAAGTAAAAGTAGTAAATGGTGAAGATAAAGATGTAAAAAAACTAAAAATAGAAAATGCTACATATTTATACCCGTCAAAAGATATAAAAAATCTATGTTACACTTTAAAAAATGGAGAACCTTGTACCAAATTCACACTAAAAGATTATGGAGAATTTGAAGTTTGGGGATTTGGATTTCATATAGCTTCAAATGCTTCATTGGCAATTCTTGCTGCACTAAATGAATTAAATATTGAAACTATTAGAGAAAATCTTAAGAAGTATAAAGGGATTAAAAAAAGATTTGATATTGTTCAATCAAATGAAAGATTTGTTGTAATTGATGATTATGCACATCATCCAACAGAGATTGAAGCAACTATGAAATCAGTTGAGTTATATGATAATCTTACAAATTTTAATAATAGAATAGTTCTTTGGCAACCTCATAAATATAGCAGAACTAGTGATAATCTTGAGGGGTTTAAAAAGTGTTTTAGAAGATGTGATGAACTTATAATACTACCACTTTGGACAGTTGCTGGTGAGAAAAGAATAGATATTGATTTTGAAAAAGAGTTTGCTTCATACAATCCTATTTTTGCTGATAGAGTGGTATCTTATGAGGGTAAAATAGAGCTTATTAAAGATGATAAAATTATAAAAACTTATGATGAAGGGATATTTTTAGGTGTTGGAGCTGGAGATATAACTTATCAATTAAGATACTAA
- a CDS encoding COG3400 family protein, with protein MKKILIILDGIVAKKLLQRIVESNTGDNSYDVVYMNDIILPIQKPSNFTFYKFDPTSNSKLSMVLDKNIHSEVLMALGSKDEMLSVIKNIREYKKNLQITILDYWGINIKDPMVSIYRGIDVLANGMVERLPNVPVLAQNIGLKQGEIMEIKIPFGSSYAYRSIDSIEQKDWKIFGLYRNQKLINLKQSSVLKPNDLILVIGKPTVLMNIYNVIGKTQGQFPMPFGSKIYLYLDLYLEDEKSVKKALDEAKYLNEKLKNSLLIVKVTRPSTVAIMELIKTELRYFPTIILQIDYANLGFKEIIKEDSRKYNIGLLVLTKAMFKDLYKLNFLLELKIPIFKIGDESLKSSKNVGVVLNDSGSYEQISPIIFDVATQLKLKTKIFDYDPIGQKDNQLSLLDHYENLAKIFNEKIEIIKGVENPIRELKKQKEMLQILPLKQKMFKKRSFVKFFYTNSDLVAFDMNKFNQILIPISEEQV; from the coding sequence ATGAAAAAGATATTAATTATACTAGATGGAATAGTTGCAAAGAAGCTTTTACAAAGGATTGTAGAGTCAAATACAGGTGATAATAGCTATGATGTTGTATATATGAATGATATTATTTTACCTATTCAAAAACCATCAAATTTTACATTTTATAAGTTTGACCCTACTTCAAACTCAAAATTATCAATGGTTTTAGATAAAAATATCCATAGTGAAGTTTTAATGGCACTTGGCTCAAAAGATGAGATGCTAAGTGTAATTAAAAATATTAGAGAATACAAAAAAAATCTTCAAATTACTATTTTGGATTATTGGGGAATAAATATAAAAGACCCAATGGTTAGTATCTATAGAGGAATTGATGTTTTAGCAAATGGAATGGTTGAAAGATTACCAAATGTACCAGTTTTGGCTCAAAATATTGGTTTAAAACAGGGTGAAATAATGGAGATAAAAATTCCATTTGGAAGCTCTTATGCTTATCGTTCTATTGACTCAATTGAGCAAAAGGACTGGAAAATATTTGGTCTATATAGAAATCAAAAACTAATAAATCTAAAACAATCTTCAGTTTTAAAACCAAATGATTTGATTTTGGTTATTGGAAAACCAACAGTTTTGATGAATATTTATAATGTTATAGGTAAGACTCAAGGTCAATTTCCTATGCCATTTGGTAGTAAAATATATCTATATTTAGATCTCTATTTAGAAGATGAAAAGAGTGTAAAAAAAGCTCTTGATGAGGCAAAATATCTAAATGAGAAACTAAAAAATTCTTTACTTATTGTAAAAGTTACAAGACCTTCAACTGTTGCAATTATGGAGCTTATTAAAACTGAATTGAGATATTTTCCTACAATAATTCTGCAAATAGATTATGCAAATTTAGGATTTAAAGAGATAATTAAAGAAGATAGTAGAAAGTATAATATTGGTTTACTTGTTTTGACAAAGGCTATGTTTAAAGATTTATATAAATTAAACTTTCTTTTAGAGTTAAAAATCCCAATTTTTAAAATAGGAGATGAGAGTTTAAAATCTTCAAAAAATGTGGGAGTTGTTTTAAATGATAGTGGAAGTTATGAACAGATTTCACCAATAATTTTTGATGTTGCAACTCAGTTAAAACTAAAAACTAAAATATTTGATTATGATCCAATAGGACAAAAAGATAATCAGCTAAGTTTACTAGACCACTATGAAAATTTAGCAAAAATATTTAATGAAAAAATTGAGATTATAAAAGGTGTTGAGAATCCAATACGAGAGTTAAAAAAACAAAAAGAGATGTTACAAATATTACCTTTAAAACAAAAAATGTTTAAAAAAAGGTCATTTGTGAAATTTTTCTATACAAATAGTGATTTAGTTGCTTTTGATATGAATAAATTTAATCAAATTTTAATTCCAATTTCTGAAGAACAGGTATAA
- the tgt gene encoding tRNA guanosine(34) transglycosylase Tgt, with product MEFQINATSNGARACTIKTAHSTIVTPVFMPVGTQGTVKALDANDLLEMGAKIILGNTYHLYLRPTSKLIKKFGGLHGFSKFPNSFLTDSGGFQAFSLSDNSKPDENGIMFKSHIDGSRHYFTPKSVLDTQYELNSDIMMILDDLVALPNTDERIKLSIERTTKWAKEAIDYHMEQKARGIGTEQNIFAIIQGGTSKEFRKLSATQLCAMSDFDGFAIGGLSVGEPNIDMYDTVEWTTQFMPKEKPRYLMGVGTPEDLIENIERGVDMFDCVMPTRNARNGTLFTSFGRLNIKKAEFKEDIRPIDENCSCYTCKNFTRAYLNHLLRAGEITYFRLASIHNIFYYLDLMKKAREAILKDNWVEFKKDFYAKRGK from the coding sequence ATGGAATTTCAAATTAATGCAACTTCAAATGGTGCAAGAGCATGTACAATTAAGACAGCTCATAGTACTATAGTAACTCCCGTTTTTATGCCTGTTGGTACTCAAGGAACTGTAAAAGCTTTGGATGCTAATGATTTACTAGAAATGGGTGCTAAAATTATTTTAGGGAATACTTATCACTTATATTTAAGACCTACTAGTAAGCTAATCAAAAAGTTTGGTGGCCTTCACGGTTTTTCAAAATTCCCAAACTCATTTCTTACTGATTCAGGTGGATTTCAAGCATTTTCACTAAGTGATAACTCAAAGCCAGATGAAAATGGGATAATGTTTAAATCTCATATAGATGGAAGTAGACACTATTTTACACCAAAAAGTGTTTTAGATACTCAATATGAACTAAATAGCGATATTATGATGATTTTAGATGATTTGGTTGCCCTCCCAAATACAGATGAAAGAATAAAATTATCTATTGAAAGAACTACAAAATGGGCAAAAGAAGCAATTGATTATCATATGGAACAAAAAGCTCGTGGTATTGGAACAGAGCAAAATATATTTGCTATTATCCAAGGAGGAACTAGTAAAGAGTTTAGAAAACTAAGTGCAACACAACTTTGTGCTATGAGTGATTTTGATGGTTTTGCTATTGGTGGATTAAGTGTTGGTGAACCAAATATTGATATGTACGACACTGTAGAGTGGACAACACAATTTATGCCAAAAGAGAAACCAAGATATTTAATGGGAGTTGGAACACCTGAAGATTTAATAGAAAATATCGAACGAGGTGTTGATATGTTTGATTGTGTTATGCCAACAAGAAATGCAAGAAATGGTACACTTTTTACCTCTTTTGGAAGGTTAAATATAAAAAAAGCTGAGTTTAAAGAGGATATTAGACCAATAGATGAAAATTGCTCTTGCTACACTTGTAAAAATTTTACAAGAGCATATTTAAATCATCTTTTAAGAGCAGGTGAAATAACATACTTTAGACTAGCTTCAATACATAATATCTTTTACTATTTAGATTTGATGAAAAAGGCTAGAGAAGCTATTTTAAAAGATAATTGGGTGGAGTTTAAAAAAGATTTTTATGCTAAAAGAGGCAAATAA
- the gatC gene encoding Asp-tRNA(Asn)/Glu-tRNA(Gln) amidotransferase subunit GatC produces MIVDDNLIAKLEKLSSLKIEDDKKDKIKSDISQMLEFVNNLNEIDVSNVEATSSTVKGGTPFREDIAISSKEISDSILRNAPKSEDNYFIVPKIIE; encoded by the coding sequence ATTATTGTAGATGATAATTTAATAGCAAAACTGGAAAAACTTTCAAGTTTGAAAATAGAAGATGACAAAAAAGATAAAATAAAAAGTGATATTTCTCAAATGCTTGAGTTTGTAAACAACCTAAATGAAATAGATGTTTCAAATGTTGAAGCAACATCAAGCACAGTAAAAGGTGGAACTCCTTTTAGAGAAGATATTGCAATATCAAGTAAAGAGATTTCAGATAGTATTTTAAGAAATGCACCAAAAAGTGAAGATAACTACTTTATAGTTCCAAAGATTATTGAGTAA